The genomic window CTTTTGTGTATGCTGCTCGTCCATAAGCTCTATTGCTGAGAAAATGGTCTCCATGTGTAGTCAGAGCTTCTTCTTGACCTGTGAGTACAAATTTTACCCATTCGCTGATCGTTTCTTGAAATGGATTGACAACTAAATGCAACCCGGGAAAAATCCCTAACCCTTTAAGGTAATTCATCGTTTCTGTCTCAGCAAATGAAGTAAATCCCTCATCCATCCAGGGATATTTAAGCTCATTGGTAGCCATCATCATTTGAAACCAACTATGCATCAGTTCATGAATTGAAACCCCCACAAGACTGATCAATGGTCTATTTCCGGTAATCAATGTAGAAAGAGGATATTCCATTCCTCCGTCACCACCCTGGATAAATGCATATTTCTTGTAAGGATAAAGCCCATAATGTGATTCAATGAATCCGAGTGCGGTATCGATGATACCAGCCAATCGTTCCCAGTCCCTTTGATAGGTATTGTCCTTCAGGTAAAAACAGTGGAGGTCGATCCCATGCCTTGCATGGTAAACGGTCTCTCTATAATCAGTATCTGCCGCCCAGGCAAAATCATGCACAGAAGGCGCAAAAAACTTCCAGGTTTTCTTTTTAGCTTTTCCAGACTTGCTTTTGTCATTACAACTGACCTCAGTTGAATTGGTTTGATAAGCTCCACATGCTATACAATATTCACTATCTATTGTAATGTCAACATGGTAATCTCCCCAATTACTGTAAAACTCTCTGCCTATATAAGGATCGGGATGCCAGCCTTCAGCATCATACATACACAACTTAGGGTACCACTGCGTCATGGAATAATCAACCCCTTCTGAATTGAACCTGCCTGTTCGTCTTATCTGCAAGGGAACTTGCGCATCATAAATGATATCAATCTCAATTGAATCTAAAGGCAATAATGACTGCGACAACGGTAGTTCGAGAATAGTTCCAGTCACTTTATATTCAGCTTTGGTCGATCGCACCTTGATTGCTTTTATGTTCTGATATCCTATCTCATCGGGATTCAATTGTGAAATTCTGTCCTTTATTCGCTTATCCGGATCAACTATCCATTGAGACCTTAAATCCATGTCACTACCCGGCTGAAATGCATTATAGAACAGATGAAAAAACA from Saprospiraceae bacterium includes these protein-coding regions:
- a CDS encoding M1 family metallopeptidase, translating into MLERITIIILAGLVHISTNKVFAQCNEWQQRADYDISVEFDVKKHRFEAAESINYYNNSPDTLTRLFFHLFYNAFQPGSDMDLRSQWIVDPDKRIKDRISQLNPDEIGYQNIKAIKVRSTKAEYKVTGTILELPLSQSLLPLDSIEIDIIYDAQVPLQIRRTGRFNSEGVDYSMTQWYPKLCMYDAEGWHPDPYIGREFYSNWGDYHVDITIDSEYCIACGAYQTNSTEVSCNDKSKSGKAKKKTWKFFAPSVHDFAWAADTDYRETVYHARHGIDLHCFYLKDNTYQRDWERLAGIIDTALGFIESHYGLYPYKKYAFIQGGDGGMEYPLSTLITGNRPLISLVGVSIHELMHSWFQMMMATNELKYPWMDEGFTSFAETETMNYLKGLGIFPGLHLVVNPFQETISEWVKFVLTGQEEALTTHGDHFLSNRAYGRAAYTKGALTLVMLRYIIGTNAFDQGMLNYYKLWSFKHPSSDDFFRVMEKSSNMELDWFRDYWVNTVFPIDYAISEVTSEGKQTMVKLSRMHIFPLPVELEVTLTDGKRILYYIPLDLQRGYKTFEPVSNARTLEPWHWVSTEYKFNLPFNKEQIANLTLDAKGEVPDIVSDNNHYPFPAKPQEK